In Oncorhynchus tshawytscha isolate Ot180627B linkage group LG01, Otsh_v2.0, whole genome shotgun sequence, the genomic stretch atggtacagagcagcataggcaagatacagtagatgatatcgagtacagtatatacatatgagataagtatgtaaaccaagtggcatagttaaagtggctagtgatacatgtattacataaggatgcagtcgatgatatagagtacagtatcaacgtatgcatatgagatgaacaatgtagggtaagtaacattatataaggtagcattgtttaaagtggctagtgatatatttacataatttcccatccattcccatgattaaagtggctggagtagagtcaatgtagactccaatgcttcccacagttgtgtcaagttggctggatgtcctttgggtggtggaccatttttgagaCACACagtaaactgttgagcatgaaaaacccaaccgtgttgcagttcttgacacaaaccagtgcccctggcacctactaccatactcggttcaaaggcacttaaatattttgtcttgcccgttcaccatctgaatggcacacatacacaatccatgtctcaaggcttaaatatcATGtcacacctgtctcctccccttcatctacactgattaaagtggatttaaagtgacatcaataagggatcatagctttcacctgtattcacttggtcagtctacgtcatggaaagagcaggtgttgctaatgttttgtacactcaatgtacatACAGCAGGTTGATACTGTATAGTGgaagcacagtcaacttggtgtgcTCTTTAAAGTAGCACAGTAATGCAAATGTGTctgcgtaggtgtgtgtgtgtgtgtgttcactcggCTGATTTATCTGTTGTCTATATTGGTGTTTGGTTTTGCGTGGGTGTGGTCGTCCCACTTAGACCTAGAGGACATGTCATAAGATGCATGTTTTTAATTAGAAAAGAAAGATTAGCCACATCCACTCTGCCCCTGGCTCTGTCACACCTAAACACTGTTGGAGATTTTCCAGTCATCGGATGATTTTCAGTAACCTATACTGTTCTCTTTGAAGTAGAAAGAATAATCAATGTAAGCTTAAATATTAGACATATGCAAGCAGAATGAAGGCTAAACCTATGTGAGTGTCCAAGCTAGATCAACATCGAATTGACCATTGGACATGTAAGGAACAGAACGTAAGCAGAATCTGTGTAGATGAGGCAAGGTAAACTAACAAGACGTGACTGGTCTGGGCCATATCTGATCTTGTGAAGGCTACTGGACACTCACACAAGTTAAGCATACGTTGATAATGTAGGTCTGAACTTGTAAAGACCTTTGGACAGAAACTTTAGCTAAGGGGTATGCATGCCACGCCACCAATAGAATCTATGCCCCAATATCTGTGCCAATAAGAGAATGGAAACTATGTAACAAAGCAAATGGGGTGATGATGTTACGTAAAGGTAAAAATGTATAAAAGCCAAGCACTAAGAATGAGAAGGCAGTCTTCCATGGAGGTGCTCGGCTTTTGTTGTTCTCTGCAATAAAAGTCTAATTGAATTCACAAGCTCCGGTACTGAATAATATTTGTTTTAATACTTTCCACGACAACACCCATGGATTTCAATTGCTAATCAAGACAAATTAAATACAAATGACAAAATGTGTCCTTTTCTGTGAGCTGTGTACCGTTGGGCCTCCGGGCATGATGCATAGACAGAAGAGGATTTTAAAGGAGATGTGGCCTATTTAAACATCATTTAAATTGGCTTAGATCTATGATGTTTATATTACTCCGATGCTGATATGGTTCAATAATACAGCCCATTTAATGTCCTAGTATACGTAGCATACGTATGATGTATAATAGTCTTTTTGGTAGTAGATGGGAGTTTCAGTGTGACTAATAACAGACTCCAGGGGAGCCCTGGTGATGGAGTAACCTCTCCCAGAGCACTTTCCTGGGTCTCCCGTGACACacactctaacaaacacacacccacacacaaaacacacacaaacacacacacgcactccttTGGGGCCTCTGAGGCTGCAGCTCCCTAATCTAATACCCATTATTACCACCTTAACCAGACCATTACCCCGTCCCTAACACTGCCTGCAAATGAGTGGGCCTCAGACTATGTTACTATATGGGGTATTAGTACTATGGTATAGATATTTTTCATACTATAAAGTAATGTGTTAACCATTCTGGAAATACATGCCACACTGTGTGTGTTCCATTGCCGTAGTGCCATGTATCAGTGAAAAGGGCGGTCATGACAGTTCCTGTCTTGTAAAGTACTGTATGTATTAACAACCCTCTAATTGGATTGAGGAAAGGAATCTATAGAAGAATACATCTGGGTTGGAAATCTGTCATGTGATAAAGTATGTTGTTTTTCTGTCTTTGCAGTACATGGGCTGCATTGAGGTGTTGAAGTCGATGCGATCGCTGGACTTCAACACTCGGACCCAGGTGACGAGGTAAGCGAGAGTTGAGAATGTCCCGCTTGTGATGAGTCAGTAGAACCCAATCTGAGCAGAGGGAGAAGGTAAACACAAGTCACAGTGATACCAAATCAGGTAGAGATTCATAGGCATGCCAGTCCTGCTTTCCCCTGTAATGATATCACTAGAGGGAAACAGTTCCTGCAGAAGGCCCAGAATACTGTGACATTTTGACGGAGCCATTTATGCATGTCAATGGCACATGTGATGTGACTGTTGGCActcacatgtgtgtttgtgtgtctgtgtgcgcggGGCTCCTTGCCTGAGTTGGAGCAGTGTAGGTCCTCCCTATATTTCTCTCCTCCATGATCGATTGTCAGTAATctgagcccacacacacacagggcttaaGTGCTgggggagaggcagagatagagtgATGGAGAGATCTATTATTGATGATGCTCGTTAATGACTATGGAGAGCTGAGCTGCAGTGGTCCACATGGACTCTACCCTGCCTGTCTGTGGGAGACAGAGTAAAACAACAAGGAAGAAGGAAGTGGGAGAAATATAATGTTTATATGGTTTAAAGAGCAGAGATTGAAGATGGATGTATTTATGACAGTATTATGGCAAGATCTATGATATAATGAACTTACCAGTGCTCCGTTTGAATAATTTAGTAACGAGCTCAGTTATCATTGCTTTCAGAATGACATTTGTTTACACTATACCGTTATTGTTTAAGGATATTGAAGAACAGTTTGGGATGTTTACATTACATGCATTCCAAATGAATTAATTTAATGAAATGAGTTTTTCCTGTTTTTCCTGTTCTGCTTCTATTAGTTTTTTTTCCTGTTGAGTATTTTCTGCAGTTGTTTGTTATTGGCAGCTTAACAAAAATCCTGTCATTCCCCATGAAACAACTTCAAAGACTGCCTGGAGATTAAACCTCTGATTATTTGTTGGTCCTCCATGAGTCTGAAGGTCCTCTTTGACAGGTCATGCAGTGTCATGGTTTTGGACCAATATGCTCCAATGGGACTGTACTTGGCCAGGACAGAGACTGTAGACTAACACACCAAAACACTCACGCCCAGGATCCATGCACTGCTATTCTCCCAGGCCTCAAGTTGAGTCACATGCAAATGCTGTTTTCCAAAACTCTCTTAAAAGTCCTTTACTGGAGATGGACGCTGATCCTTGACTCTAGCTGGCGCCACCACCTGTCCCATCTGTCCCCTGACAGACCCTGTGTTCCGGCTATCTCTGCCACCACACAAGGGGACAACATCATCAGACATCATCACTCATTAGTCCCCAAGGCTGCCCATGCTCACAGTTAGAGCAGCCTAATGGCATAGAATACACTGCAGTAGTACACCACAAAATGTCGCTCTCCCATTGCTTCTGAATCAGGAGAATAAATGGAGAGGAAAATGAAGTCTAATCGAATAGAGCCTAATGAGCCCATAAATCCTCAGACCAAGACATCAATCATGCTGAGATGTTTTTGTTCCTTACCCAAACAGAATTTACTGGGGAGAATATGCTTATGTGAACTCAGCTGAATAGGATATTGATATTAAGTGTTCCTCCTGTTAGCCTTGTGTAAACTGAGATTATACATCTTCTGTCCTGCTTTGATCTGAGGGACCTCCCTGTGACCTTTGAAGTGAGATGGATTGGTGAcccttgacctctgacctgaGGCTGAGGGAGGGGCTACTGACCTGCTTTCTCTATAGCTTACGTAACCACTTCACCCATAGGCTGTTTATAGGTTGAGGATGAAGGAGTACAGTTAGACTTTTCAACCTTTTCCCATGTAGCTGCTTGATGCTGAATTCTAAATTGACCCCTGGCCCATATCCTCTTTAATAGATCTGAGTGGATTGGCTAGGTGTATCCAACATGGCAAGATGCTCTTCTAGACTACCAAAGGGCAAGATGGAAATATTACCATGATGCTCAGATCTAGAACTCTTCAATGGCATGGTTAAGGGGGAGATATGGCATTCAGTATGGCTGTAACTGTCTCGTCTTAGTGTGTTGTCATTGTGACCCCtttgcctctcctctttccctctcccacccacccagggAGGCCATCAACAGACTGTGTGAAGCTGTGCCTGGGAGTAAGGGGGCCTGGAGGAAGAAGGTGGGCGAAAAAATATGTTGATGCAACACTGTAgttaagtttgtgtgtgtgtgatgctaaccCAGGCTCTGTGCTCCTGTCCTGAAGAACATTAACAAGGCCCTGCAGACCATCATGGGGAAGAGTAACCTGCGCTTCGCTGGTATGGGCATCGCTGTCAACATCTCTATAGAGGGCCTCAACCTGCTCATCCCCACGACACGACAGGTTAGGGATCCCCTCTCTACAACTAACCACAGAACATAGCACAGGATATCACACCCAGGGCCATCAGTGGAGTATGGCAGTTGCTACAAAAAAGTAGACCAAAATTATTCCAATCCCGATTAAAATGTATTAGATGGCTGGCTTTATGACCATGCAGAGCATCGCTTGGAGAGAAGCTGCCAGTCTAGCCTGCATGCTCTTCTCTcactttaaagtggaactgaaaCGCTCAAATCAACCTAcatcattgttttacatgttgATGTTAGGTTTTCTTGTAGAATGTGCTTTTAGAACATAATATTATACGTTTTTTGAGCGCCTAGCACAAGCTTAGAGAGATGTGGCCGCAGCCATATTGAAACAACGTCAGGGGAATGGTAGAGCGTCCGTGTGCCCACTTTActcatgtattttttaaaacaagaCTCTGATAAAGAAGTGAATAAACTTAAACTACCAATTTGAGatggaaaaacaacaaaatacacacAATCATGTTAACAAGCCTTTATAATCCAGTTAATAATCCACTTGCATACATTTTTGAGCCCATTAAGCTGTAGGCTGCATTACAGTGATTTTCACATGGGCAGTGGATCTACTTTTACCTGACATTGTGTAAACTAGCTAAATGCATGATGTCCACAAGAACAAAGTTGATAGCTAGCATCGAATAAGCCGGAGTAGTCCAGTCAAAAACCCACTTGCACATGTTGTGTTCGTTCAGCGAGTAAGGTCTAGCTGTGTTAAATATTACTAGTAGTTTTGACTTGGGCATCGGATCATACTGTGTTAGCCGAAGTTAAGGCCTTTTCTCACCAACTGCTTTGCGATCTTTTCGTCCAAATTTTCATATACTGTGTTTTTATTGTTGTCAAAATGAAAGCATTCTCATTGAGGCTCCTAACATGCATTGTAATCTGTGCTGCCTGTCAGACGAATCATTCAAGGATGTCATTGGTGATACGTTATCAAGATGGCGGCACGTAGTAGTCAGATGAGCCAATTTCCAAACGTTGTAACATAAATATGAGTTTTAGCAGTTTTAAGGGTAGCATCATGCTTCTTTATCACATTTGGTTAACAAAATCACCTTAACTTACTACAATATTTCAGTTCATCTTGAAGAAGGCAAAGAGCAGAGACAGTGCCAGACAGTTTGCATGGCCGGTCATTCAGGCAATGCACCAAATGATTTGAATTTGATGTCTGCATTTGACCTCGGCCTAGTAAGCCTCGTGGCCAGCTGTTTTATGCATCTGTTACTTTCACATTGATCTCGGCATTTGAAGTTGGCCTTGTTGTGACTTGTTATGCATCTATTTCACGTACGGTATGGGCCTTTCCACAAGTAAATGCATCATTTTATGATGCGGTTGACATTGTGTATGCATTTCCACTGACATTTAAACCCATTATTGCGGTGAGAATTAATGTCTGGggtcatttttgtttgtttttgttgttctccaaatagcattttagagtttttcaattgtgtagaaatgcagtaaCTGACATTCAACTTCCTCCACCACGGAGAGGTGAGACCAATTGGGCTAGCTAATGCCAGGTCTGTGATATGAAAGGTGTGATCAGGCGTGTCAGTTCAGCTAAACCTAGGGAATAACAAAGCTAGGGAATGACAAAGCTAGGGAATGACAAAGCTTGGGAATGACAAAGCTAGGGAATGACAAAGCTTGGGAATGACAAAGCTAGGGAATGGCAAAGCTAGGAAATGGCAAAGCTAGGGAATGACAAAGCTAGGGAATGACAAAGCTAGGGAATGACAAAGCTAGGGAATGGCAAAGCTAGGGAATGACAAAGCTAGGGAATGGCAAAGCTAGGGAATGACAAAGCTAGGGAATGGCAAAGCTAGTGAATGGCAAAGCTAGTGAATGACAAAGTGGGGTGTGGGTGGGGGGCTATCACACTTCATGTCACACACTTGGCTTTGGCTAGCTCACAGCAGGGTAGTGCAACACAAAGCAATAAATTGCTATCTTTTTAGCTTCCTGTTTTAGGATAGCTGATTAGTAGAAGATGTGATATTGATGTGGTGAAGGACTGATATAACGTCTGcatcttcctttctttctctctctctttcacaggtGATAGCACACCATCCCATGGAGTCCATCTCCTTTGCCTCTGGGGGAGACACGGTGAGAGTTTGTAGCATAAGTGCACTTTAGGCTTTCCCTGTtttcctctgtctgtttgttgaaaTGGGCCGCTTGGTAGACTGCATGTCTGACTTGGCTGCTTTTCACCGTTTTCCAATCCTGTGACCATCTTATTCAATTATATCCTAATTCATCAGAGTTTGAGGTTTTTCCCTCCGTTGCAGGACACGCCGGATTATGTTGCTTATGTGGCCAAAGATCCAGTCAATCAGAGAGGTATCTTCAGTTCACCATTCTATTTCATAAACAGAAATAATATCTCTATTATACGTCCATGCAGTTTCTTCCTGGCATTAAACACATGAGAGTTTACTGACAATATGGTTCACTAACAGTTGTTTAAGTTAAAGATAGATGTTTTCTAACTATTCTTTAAAATGTAAGTTGTTATGCTCACAGGGGCGTTGCAGCACTCACATCCACTGTGTTCTCTTCAGCATGCCATATCCTGGAGTGTGGTGACGGTCTAGCCCAGAATGTCATCAGTACCATCGGCCAGGCCTTTGAACTGCAGTTTAAACAGTACCTCCACAGCCCTCCCAAAGCCATCCCCACCATGGAGAGGTGagaccaatgatttatatatacactagatcaagcctgatgatgagttggttattttaattagctgtgtagtgctagagcaAAAAACAAAACGTTACTCAGGACCAAGTTTGAGAAACCCTGCAATAGATGACTGATAGGAgacgctgtgttgaagccaccgtgcctccaccattgtagaaaataggaagctatagaaatgcatgtattaatgtctacattagtTTTTTCcatgtttattctattacagacgcCTTTGTGTATACTTTTAAATTagattatgtgagctaaacataataAAGTATAGAAAAACATATAAAACAACATGtatttttgggcgacctgaccaaattcacatagtaAGTtagagatctgtcattctcattgaaagcaagtctaagaagtggtagatctgttctatgtttACTATTTATACGCTTCCCATTCTTATGTTTCGTTTTTGCGGTTTTTaatttggttttgtacaccagcttcaatcagctgaaaatactatatttttggttataaaaaagatatttcacagctgtttagatggtacaatgattctccacACCATACTtcctagttttgtcacaaactgaaattgggAAAACTATTagagttttagcaaccaggaaatggcgtaGCGactttctgcatagtgcacctttaaagTCAAATTTATTTAAatgactaatgttactgtccccactacaacaacaaaaaatacttaaatacacaCAATGTATTCATCCTCTGTGGTTAGCACACATTGGTACAGTGCAAGCATGGTGTCCTATTTAAAGCGTTGACTTGCAttttacactgacacacactcaacCCGATATGAAACTCGTCCTTTTTTCTCTCGGTCAGGTGTTAGAAATGTGATATGCTGCGCTCAGATTTCAGCCCATCATCCTGTTTTGATCCCAATTAAATCAAAACTGTTATTTAAAGTGCAATGTGTTTCGCTGTGTCACCGGGTAGACGGAAGAactctactgtacctgctctgcTCTTGATTCAAATGTATCTCCTGCTACCAACAATATAACCATTCAAACCTAGTGTTTTATGTTATCGTCTGTGGAGGATGTGTCTGATCCCTTTTCCTTGTCACATTTGGAAATTCAATTACCTTTATTCTAACTGTGTCACCTCAGGAACATCAGGACAGAGGACTCGGCGTGGGGTGATGACGAGGACTCCTCGGAGCATGACTACTACAACAGCATCCCAGGGAAGGAGCCTCCTGTTGGAGGAGTGGTGGACTCGAGGCTGAGGCCTTGTACGGCCTTGCTGGGCCACGTCCACAGCCAACCACAGAGCAAGGCAGCGCAGGTGATTCCCCAGCCTCCAGGATGACCTACATAAACCCTTTGATCTAGTATCTGTGGACACACGACTGATGACCTTGCCTGCCTTTCCCCCATAATGTATATAAGAGAGAGCTGTGGGCTTACAGTAGCAGTGAACTCAATAACTGTagatttaattttacctttatttaactaggcaagtcagttgagaacaaattcttattttcaatgacagcctaggaacagtgggttaactgcctgttcaggggcagaacaacagatttgtaccttgtcagctcgggggtttgaacttgcaaccttccggttactagtccagcgctcttaccaccaggctaccctgctacATAGTTACAAGAGATAGACATCACAGGAGATAGAAACCAGGCCTCTGGGTTGCCTAATTGGTGAGAAAAAAGTCTTCCTTATACCCTACAGTCTATACTGAGGATTCAAACATATGGTGTCTGTAGAAGTGTATTATATAGGCAAGAGAGGAACTATTTATTAACAGGTGGTCTGAAGAGTCATAAAGAAGCACATGTCTACTATTAGTAATGCTAATGAGATTTTGTGGAATCTGTTTTTAGATCGGTTCTCCGGCCAGGAGAGACACAGTGTCCTACCCCTCAGGTCAGCTGTGCTACGAGCTTCACTGGGACACTGAGAACGGCAGCTCAGGTGAGACACCGTGTGGCCGGATATGGTACTGCAGGACACAATACTGCAAGTCATAGGCATTATAATGGTTGggtaaataatacattttcattCTCATATAATTTCATCaaagtatatacactacatggccaaaagtatgtgctcgtcaaacatctcattccaaaatcatgggcattaatatggaattggtccactctttgctgctataacagcctccactcttcttggaaggctttccactagaatttggaacattgctgctggaacttgcttccattcagccacaagagcattagtgaggtcggtcactgatgttaggcgattaggcctgtctcgcagtcaacgttccaattcatcccaatgatgctcgatggggttgaggtcatggGCTCTGAGAAGGtgagtcaagttcttccacacagatctcgaccAACCATTTCGTTTTGAACCtcgttttgtgcacgggggcattgtcatgctgaaacaggaaagggtcgtcctcaaactgttgccacaaagctggaagcacagaattgtctagaatgtcatatgctgtagcattaagatttcccttcactggaactaaggggccttgccccaaccatgaaaacagccccagaccattattcctcctccaccaaactttacagttttcAGTATGCATTGGGGtatgtagtgttctcctggcatctccTAAAACCAGATTTGTCtgccggactgccagatggtgaagagtgattcatcactccaaagaacgtgtttccactgctccagagtccaatggcggtgaccTTTACACCACTCCTTTTGACGCTTGATCTTAGGCTTCCGTGCAGCTGCCAATGAAACCCCAGCACAAGaactcctgacgaacagttcttgtgctgatgttgcttccagaggcagtttggaactctgtagtgaatattgcaaccaaggacagacaatgtttacgcgctacgcgcttcagcactcggtgattccgttctgtgagcttgtgtggcctatcacttcgtgactgagccgttgttgcaccttgatgtttccacttcacaataacagcacttaaaagttgaccggggcagctctagcagggcagaaatttgacgaactgacttgttggaaaggtggcatcctatgactgtgccacattgaaattcactgagctcttcagtaagacaaacattggctgtagaatggcctatgaagattgcattgctgtgtgctcgatttatacacctgtcagcaacggttgtggctgaaatagccaaatccactcatctgaaggggtgtccacatacttttggtaattttGTATGTTAGTAAACTGAGTTGTGATTGACAGGTCTGACATCAGATGGGTACTTGCGGGCAGACGGCCATCCCCCGGGAAGTAGGGACTATGAAGAGCACCTGTATGTGAACACCCAGAGTCTGGAGGGcctggagcagggagcagagggcCATAGGGGGGCCAGGGGGCCAGACAGCCCCAAGAAAGACATCTTTGACATGAGTGAGTCTCATCAACATCTACCCATCTGCTGAACACAGCCACTGACACAATAGAGATACCATTATTATTCAAGATGTGGGGAGAATCTGGGCAATTGGGTTGGCATGTATGAATGATGTCATTCATGTTACAGGTTCCGTGTGTGAGCCATGCaggtgttctcactcttcctgGTTCTCTGCAGAACCCTTTGAGGATGCTCTGAAGATGCACGAGGCCGGTGGTAACGGTGGGGTGTGTGTGCTGGAGGATCAGTGGCCCAGTCCGCCCCGGCGTCGTGCCCCTGTCGCCCCCACAGAGGAGCAGCTTCGGCGGGAGGCCTGG encodes the following:
- the LOC112235421 gene encoding SHC-transforming protein 2 isoform X3, encoding MRSASPGGHGAGAAEGTGSLGGHNGFRTGMNRRTRVEGMWLGGEDFNQKGSFIHKPSQGWLHPDKNITGPGASYIVRYMGCIEVLKSMRSLDFNTRTQVTREAINRLCEAVPGSKGAWRKKNINKALQTIMGKSNLRFAGMGIAVNISIEGLNLLIPTTRQVIAHHPMESISFASGGDTDTPDYVAYVAKDPVNQRACHILECGDGLAQNVISTIGQAFELQFKQYLHSPPKAIPTMERNIRTEDSAWGDDEDSSEHDYYNSIPGKEPPVGGVVDSRLRPCTALLGHVHSQPQSKAAQIGSPARRDTVSYPSGQLCYELHWDTENGSSGLTSDGYLRADGHPPGSRDYEEHLYVNTQSLEGLEQGAEGHRGARGPDSPKKDIFDMKPFEDALKMHEAGGNGGVCVLEDQWPSPPRRRAPVAPTEEQLRREAWYHGRMSRRDAEKLLVRDGDFLVRDSATNPGQYVLTGMHCGLPKHLLLVDPEGMPTPPRHCQVRTKDMLFDSISHLISYHLKNELPIVAAESELHLKQVVRRKEGTAFWNGVRGVSI